The window GAGGGTCCCCACGAGGAGCGCCACCGGCACGTTCCGGCCCGCCACCATGAAGTCCGCATGGCTCTTGATCTGCCGCGAGCGCCACACCCCGATCGCGATGAGGACGAGGGGATATCCGAAGACGGCAATCGTCAGCAGGTCCATCGATCCTCCGCTCTTTCCGTGGGGCTACTCCCCCTTCGACATCCGGCGCTTCAACTCCTCGAGCATCGCGTCCGCCCGCGCCTCCCGCAGTTCCCGCTCCGCCACGAAGTCCCGCTGCGGCGCGCCGGCCATCGGGTCGAGCGCTTCGTCCACCTGGCGACGCGCGTCGTCGAGGTCGTGGCTCCCCTCCAGCTTCTCGGCCATGCGGTCGAACGCGTCCGCCGAGTCGAACCGTTCGGAGGAGTGCTGGATCGCCTGCGCGCGCCGCTGCTGCACGCCGAGCGAATCCCGCCGGGCCATGGCGCTCTTCAACTGTTCCGCACCCTGCGCGGCCTCGGCCTTCTGCTGCTGGAGTTCGGCCTGCGTCCCCTCGGCCTTGAGGACGAGGACCTCGAGCCGCTGCCTGTGCCGCGCCGCGAACCGGTTCGCGACCTCGACCGTCTCCGCATCCCCGATCTCCGCGGCCTTCGCCGCCCGCCGCTCCGCGACCCGGGCCGCGTCCTTTTCCCTGTCCGCCTGACGCACCTGCGACTCGAACAGCCCCTCGAGTTCGGAGATCCGTGCCCGCGTGTCGACGAGTTCCTGGCGCATGGCGCGGATGACGCGGTCGATGTCGTCCTCGGACGCACCGGGCTGTTTCGCTTCCATGCGGTCGAGCGCCTCGTCGACCATCTGCCTGAGTTTCCTGAACATGGCTCTGAGTTTAGCAGCCCCCGGCAAAACGCCGCCACCGTCGGTGCGTCGGATCCCGCACCCGGCCTCGTCGCTTGCGATATATACAATACCCCTGTATAGTATTTATTCGAGAACCACACACACCGGGCACGGAGTGAATGGCGGTGAGCCACGCGGGAACGCATGCGATGGGGATCGCGGAGGGGACGAAAAACGACCTCGGCCGTCGGTTGGCCCGCATCCGGGGACAGGTCGGGGGCATCGCCCGCATGGTGGAGGATGAGCGGTACTGCCCGGACATCCTGCAGCAGTTCGCCGCCGTTCACTCCGCGCTCCGCGCGGCCGAGAAGGAACTCCTGCTGAACCACCTCGAGCGGTGCGCCACGCACGCCATCGAGGAAGGCGGCGACGACGCCGCGCGGGTGCGCGCGGAGATTGCGGATCTCTTCATGCGCTTCGCCGGCAAGTAACTTCGCCCGCAAGTAATACGGGAAGGATGACCATGGACGCCTCGAGCCCCGCCGCGAGCCCCGCCAGGAAGACGTACCGGATCGCCGGCATGCACTGTGCCGGCTGCGTCGGCTCCGTGGAGAGGAGTCTGAACGCGGTCGACGGCGTGGAGGCGTCGGTGAGCCTGCCGGCCGAGTCCGCGACGCTGACGCTCGCCCGGGATGTGCCCTTCGAGGAACTCACGGCCGCCGTCGAGGGGGCCGGCTACGAGATCGAACCCATCGCGGACGTGGACCGCGGAGAGGCCGAGCGCTCGCGCCTTGCGGAGGCGGAGGCCCGCTCGCGAGAGGCGCGGAAAACCATGTGGGCCGCGTGGGCGCTCACCGCCCCGGCCATGGTGTGGATGCTGCCGGAGATGATCGCCGGGGTGCGATGGCCGTCGCCGCTCCTCTTCGATCTCGGCGTTACGGTGCTCGGGGCCGCCGTCCTCGTCGGGCCGGGCTGGCCGACGCTTCGGAGCGCGTGGCGCTCGGCGCGCGGCCGCATGCCGAACATGGACGTCCTCATCGCGCTCGGAGCCGGCGTTTCCGTGCTCACGGGGGTGTGGGCGGTCCTTCACGTCCTCGGGTTCGCCCCGATGATCATGAACTTCGCGCCG is drawn from Candidatus Palauibacter polyketidifaciens and contains these coding sequences:
- a CDS encoding metal-sensitive transcriptional regulator; translation: MSHAGTHAMGIAEGTKNDLGRRLARIRGQVGGIARMVEDERYCPDILQQFAAVHSALRAAEKELLLNHLERCATHAIEEGGDDAARVRAEIADLFMRFAGK